A genomic window from Fibrobacterota bacterium includes:
- a CDS encoding AI-2E family transporter, which yields MSTDDNETTKKTGNSSGFWEFLDNGPRTSSIITALSALLLVFILRSVLIPFIIACILAALTWPFRNKVLALTRNRPTLTSGILIFGLILVVATPLSLISFLATLQAKEMMTKFSPQTVMLELGGFGEKLKHWEITRQLGLSEEELAPKIQETLSSLGAWGMDQALGLGGTFLHALVLTGIMLMSLFYLYQSGDQFVERLQLHLPLSKSETNALLETFRKTSRAIFKGNFVIGGIQGLMTGLLFWGAGLPSPAFFGVAAALCSLIPAVGTGLIWAPGAIVLLVTGHTTAGLVVIGIGVGVISMIDSILRPILVGRDAGMHDLMVFLTTLGGLSFFGPVGILFGPLVGAGVMALLRLKEVSVSSES from the coding sequence ATGAGCACTGACGACAACGAGACCACCAAAAAGACAGGAAATTCATCCGGATTTTGGGAGTTCTTGGACAACGGCCCTAGAACTTCCTCCATTATTACCGCACTTTCCGCTCTTCTTCTGGTCTTCATTCTGCGAAGCGTGTTGATCCCCTTTATCATCGCCTGCATTTTGGCCGCTTTGACTTGGCCCTTTCGGAACAAAGTCTTGGCTTTGACCAGAAATAGACCGACTTTGACCTCCGGGATCTTGATCTTTGGCTTGATCTTGGTGGTTGCCACCCCACTTTCTCTCATTTCTTTCCTAGCGACCCTGCAAGCGAAGGAAATGATGACCAAGTTCAGCCCTCAAACGGTCATGCTTGAGCTCGGAGGCTTTGGAGAAAAGCTCAAACACTGGGAAATCACTCGACAATTGGGATTGTCGGAGGAAGAGCTTGCCCCAAAAATCCAAGAAACCCTATCAAGCCTGGGAGCCTGGGGAATGGACCAGGCACTCGGATTGGGAGGAACCTTCCTCCACGCCTTGGTCCTCACAGGAATCATGCTGATGAGCCTGTTTTACCTCTACCAGTCCGGCGATCAGTTCGTCGAGCGGCTCCAGTTGCACCTTCCACTCTCCAAGTCGGAAACCAATGCTTTGCTGGAGACGTTTCGCAAAACCTCTCGAGCCATCTTCAAAGGGAATTTCGTGATCGGCGGAATCCAGGGGCTCATGACTGGACTGCTGTTCTGGGGAGCCGGGCTTCCCTCCCCCGCTTTTTTTGGCGTGGCTGCCGCACTTTGCAGCCTGATCCCCGCCGTCGGGACCGGATTGATCTGGGCACCCGGAGCCATCGTGCTCTTGGTCACGGGTCACACCACAGCCGGCTTGGTGGTCATCGGAATCGGTGTCGGCGTCATTTCCATGATCGACAGCATCTTGCGACCCATTTTGGTGGGACGGGATGCGGGCATGCACGACCTGATGGTGTTTTTGACCACCTTGGGCGGGCTATCGTTCTTTGGGCCGGTGGGAATCCTGTTTGGGCCCTTGGTCGGCGCAGGCGTCATGGCCCTCCTACGCCTCAAAGAAGTATCCGTCAGCTCCGAGAGCTAA
- a CDS encoding M6 family metalloprotease domain-containing protein: protein MTPITLLGLLFASQVPPDFIPVDWRNLPVRKTQGPVAARAAAPVTKVLNILVVPMRYADQDSTYSSDTLSRVFSGPYPYVTVNQYFAEQSGGQFQVDAKVIGWQKLSLTKAQALALPERTRQIRFRNEAVAALLRAGVNLADYDYNGDKLVDGLMIMYAGKSSQEANETGTMGNVLVTHSSLNDTLIGELRVRQNIFISEVRNDRPSTPGPIAHELSHMIGASDSYDTDPTLYGKSGGLGFWDLMSSGSHGLMYDRALGDRKGSFKPTGMSTWVKDDLGFISPPWVDSVQEIRLKPGQAAKVWTDPYRSRQFLYLENRNRSGVDSILPGPGLFVTRVRTSHTLESSSGIAYAINDDPTDMGMEILEASGEQRIGRQGYSNPLQADLFAGSVDSLTDLGPVSLALPDGTPSEASLRRIRMDGSDILVDVTPSPKHGYALSSRVGKIQSAQAVYSNSQLVYGFRCPTSGAVVAARLALPQDAGPSNLQIWKTFASVQNAGTPLFSKSLTAGHSSGSQYYWADLPSPISVNAGDTIFVSQRLGADSLSRLLVKNSDALPANSPCWMLSPTQPTTKGPNNCPIVDLVIQHEGGSSVLRSVASAQGFRAMMNGHNLSISGAGAGEIIQAQMRDLRGSLTWLGSIVCDPSGNGQLRLDRTTKGLRILEVRGVSGSQVLTEMVP from the coding sequence ATGACTCCGATCACGCTCCTGGGGCTCCTCTTTGCGAGCCAGGTTCCCCCTGATTTCATTCCGGTCGATTGGCGCAATCTTCCGGTCCGCAAAACCCAAGGCCCCGTGGCCGCACGCGCAGCCGCGCCGGTCACCAAGGTGCTCAACATCCTGGTGGTGCCCATGCGCTACGCAGATCAGGACAGCACCTATTCCAGCGACACGCTCTCGCGCGTGTTCAGCGGCCCCTATCCATATGTCACGGTGAACCAGTACTTCGCCGAACAGTCCGGTGGGCAATTCCAGGTGGATGCCAAGGTCATTGGCTGGCAGAAGTTGAGTTTGACGAAGGCGCAAGCATTGGCGTTGCCAGAGCGAACCCGCCAAATTCGTTTCCGAAACGAGGCGGTCGCCGCCCTCCTCCGGGCTGGCGTGAATTTAGCTGATTACGATTACAACGGCGACAAATTGGTCGACGGCTTGATGATCATGTATGCGGGGAAATCCAGCCAAGAAGCAAATGAAACTGGCACCATGGGGAATGTCCTAGTCACGCACTCCTCCCTCAACGATACGCTCATCGGCGAGCTCAGAGTCCGCCAAAATATCTTCATCTCCGAGGTAAGAAACGACCGTCCCTCCACTCCAGGGCCAATCGCCCATGAGCTCTCCCACATGATTGGAGCATCGGATTCGTATGACACGGACCCCACTTTGTATGGGAAGTCCGGAGGGCTGGGCTTTTGGGACCTGATGTCCAGCGGAAGCCACGGACTCATGTACGATCGAGCGCTTGGAGATCGGAAAGGCTCTTTCAAGCCCACGGGAATGAGTACCTGGGTGAAGGATGACCTCGGATTCATTTCACCTCCCTGGGTCGATTCCGTGCAAGAGATCCGTTTGAAGCCAGGTCAGGCAGCCAAGGTCTGGACCGACCCGTATCGCTCTCGACAATTTTTGTACCTGGAAAACCGCAACCGCTCCGGGGTAGATTCCATCCTTCCCGGGCCAGGACTTTTCGTTACCCGCGTCAGAACTTCGCATACCTTGGAATCGTCTTCCGGGATCGCCTATGCCATCAATGACGACCCCACCGATATGGGCATGGAGATCTTGGAGGCTTCCGGGGAACAGCGCATCGGGCGGCAAGGTTACTCCAACCCCTTACAGGCAGATTTGTTCGCTGGCTCCGTCGATAGCCTGACCGATCTCGGGCCTGTTTCCCTGGCTCTTCCAGATGGCACCCCCAGTGAGGCGTCACTTAGACGGATCCGCATGGATGGCTCCGACATTCTCGTGGACGTCACCCCTTCACCCAAGCATGGATATGCGTTGAGTTCGCGGGTTGGAAAGATTCAATCCGCGCAGGCCGTTTATTCAAACTCGCAACTCGTCTACGGCTTCCGTTGCCCCACCTCGGGCGCAGTGGTCGCGGCAAGGCTGGCACTCCCCCAAGATGCAGGCCCATCGAACCTCCAAATCTGGAAAACATTCGCCAGCGTCCAAAACGCAGGTACCCCTTTGTTTTCGAAATCATTGACAGCTGGCCATTCCAGCGGTTCCCAGTACTACTGGGCGGATCTCCCCTCGCCAATCTCGGTGAACGCAGGCGATACCATCTTCGTTTCGCAAAGGCTCGGCGCCGATTCACTCTCTCGGTTATTGGTCAAGAACTCCGACGCGCTTCCCGCCAACAGCCCTTGTTGGATGCTTTCCCCAACGCAACCAACAACGAAGGGACCGAACAACTGTCCGATCGTGGATTTGGTGATCCAGCACGAAGGAGGCAGCTCCGTTCTTCGATCCGTTGCTTCTGCACAAGGATTCCGGGCGATGATGAACGGCCACAACCTGTCGATTTCCGGCGCGGGCGCAGGCGAAATCATCCAAGCGCAAATGCGCGACCTCCGCGGAAGCCTAACCTGGCTTGGATCAATCGTTTGCGACCCAAGCGGAAACGGCCAATTGCGACTCGATCGCACCACGAAGGGTTTGCGGATCCTGGAAGTTCGGGGCGTGTCGGGAAGCCAGGTTTTGACGGAGATGGTGCCGTAG
- a CDS encoding 2-oxoacid:ferredoxin oxidoreductase subunit beta, which yields MIETTSAPVPLTKKDFVSDVQVKWCPGCGDYSILAALQSVMPKLGIPKENFAIISGIGCSSRFPYYMNTYGFHTIHGRAMAVATGVKAANPDLQVWVITGDGDGLSIGGNHLLHTLRRNVDLKVILFNNEIYGLTKGQYSPTSNLGLKTKTSPMGSVERPLSPVSIALAAGAGFVARTVDNDIKHLSATLEAAAKFKGTAFVEVLQNCVIFNDATHAGFAAPDVRKEKVLYLEDGKPLTYAEGRKGLFAKGYAIDARDIGESEAEQVLMHSVTEETGTLAWTLSQFDFPEKPVPLGVFRAVERPTFNELMDSQMAEARAKKGNGDLNKLLHSGFTWKID from the coding sequence ATGATCGAAACCACTTCGGCCCCTGTGCCCCTGACCAAAAAGGATTTCGTCTCCGACGTGCAGGTCAAATGGTGCCCTGGATGCGGTGACTATTCCATTCTTGCCGCCCTCCAATCCGTGATGCCCAAGCTCGGCATCCCCAAGGAGAATTTCGCGATCATCTCGGGCATCGGATGCAGCTCGCGGTTCCCCTACTACATGAACACGTACGGCTTCCACACCATCCATGGCCGTGCGATGGCCGTGGCGACGGGCGTGAAGGCCGCCAACCCGGATCTCCAGGTCTGGGTGATCACCGGCGACGGCGATGGATTGTCCATCGGCGGGAACCACTTGTTGCACACGTTGCGCCGCAACGTGGACCTCAAGGTGATCTTGTTCAACAACGAGATCTACGGCTTGACCAAAGGCCAGTACTCGCCCACCTCCAACTTGGGACTCAAGACCAAGACCAGCCCAATGGGCTCCGTCGAGCGTCCGCTTTCGCCGGTTTCCATCGCGTTGGCAGCCGGTGCAGGATTTGTCGCCCGTACGGTGGACAACGACATCAAGCACCTGTCCGCCACACTGGAAGCCGCCGCGAAGTTCAAGGGAACCGCCTTTGTGGAAGTCCTCCAGAACTGCGTGATCTTCAACGACGCAACCCATGCCGGTTTCGCCGCGCCGGATGTCCGCAAAGAAAAGGTGCTGTATCTGGAAGACGGCAAGCCCCTCACCTACGCGGAAGGCCGCAAAGGATTGTTCGCCAAGGGCTATGCCATCGACGCGCGCGACATCGGTGAATCCGAGGCCGAGCAGGTGCTGATGCACAGCGTGACCGAAGAAACGGGTACGCTGGCCTGGACTCTGTCCCAGTTTGACTTCCCGGAAAAGCCCGTTCCATTGGGTGTTTTCCGCGCCGTGGAGCGCCCCACCTTCAACGAGCTCATGGATTCGCAGATGGCGGAAGCCCGCGCCAAGAAGGGCAATGGCGACCTGAACAAGCTGCTCCATTCCGGCTTCACCTGGAAGATCGACTGA
- a CDS encoding 2-oxoacid:acceptor oxidoreductase subunit alpha, producing the protein MSDNSQTILAPDGRKDSVIELERVTIRFAGDSGDGMQLTGNQFTDAAAHIGNDLATLPDYPSEIRAPAGTIAGVSAFQLQFASVDIKTPGDDVDVLVAMNAAALKVNLMDLHAGGIILVDEDGFSEKDLEKAGYKENPLTDGSLKNFRLIKADITASTVRAVEAVGVKGKNAARCKNFFTLGMMYWLYDRSPKPTEDWIQQKFGKKPDIAAANLSALRAGYNYCETVELFPVTYRVAQAPQLPGTYKRVSGNEATALGFVAAASQAKKNLFLGSYPITPATDILSELADLKHFGIRTLQAEDEIAGICSAIGASFAGDLAITTTSGPGLCLKSEALNLAVMAELPLVVVDVQRGGPSTGLPTKVEQSDLLQALYGRNGDSPVPVIAAKTPGDCFWAAMEASRTAIRYMTPVILLTDGYLGNGAEPFRIPEISELPTIEVSHPTDPLSFNPYLRNDRGARPWALPGTPGMEHRIGGLEKSSPTGTMSHDPNVHHRMTMERQAKVAAVASDIGPTPLEGAPEGELLVISWGGTYGAVSSAVATVNSRGTHKVGHVHLRWINPLPTDLAQMVGKYKKILVPELNVGQLKGYLQSKLLRPMEGLSKVAGKPFKISELVTAIEKSLGA; encoded by the coding sequence ATGAGCGACAACAGCCAGACGATCTTGGCCCCGGACGGACGGAAAGATTCTGTCATCGAACTGGAGCGGGTCACCATCCGTTTCGCCGGCGATTCGGGCGACGGCATGCAGCTGACCGGAAACCAATTCACCGACGCTGCGGCCCACATCGGAAACGATCTGGCCACGTTGCCGGACTACCCCTCCGAAATCCGCGCCCCGGCGGGCACCATCGCGGGTGTTTCCGCCTTCCAGCTGCAGTTCGCCTCCGTGGACATCAAGACTCCCGGCGACGACGTGGACGTGTTGGTGGCCATGAACGCCGCCGCGCTCAAGGTCAATTTGATGGACCTGCACGCCGGTGGCATCATCTTGGTGGACGAAGACGGCTTCTCCGAAAAGGACCTGGAAAAAGCCGGGTACAAGGAAAACCCGCTCACAGACGGCAGCCTCAAGAACTTCCGCCTGATCAAGGCCGACATCACGGCCAGCACCGTTCGCGCCGTGGAAGCGGTGGGCGTCAAGGGCAAGAACGCCGCCCGTTGCAAGAACTTTTTCACGCTGGGCATGATGTACTGGCTGTACGATCGCAGCCCCAAGCCCACCGAAGATTGGATCCAGCAGAAGTTCGGCAAGAAGCCGGACATCGCTGCGGCAAACCTTTCCGCTCTGCGCGCCGGATACAACTACTGCGAAACGGTGGAACTGTTCCCCGTCACCTATCGCGTGGCTCAGGCCCCTCAGCTTCCCGGCACCTACAAGCGCGTATCCGGAAACGAAGCCACCGCTCTGGGCTTTGTGGCCGCCGCCTCCCAGGCCAAGAAGAATCTGTTCTTGGGCTCCTACCCCATCACCCCGGCCACCGACATCTTGTCGGAGCTGGCGGACCTCAAACACTTCGGAATCCGCACCTTGCAAGCGGAAGACGAAATCGCCGGCATCTGCTCGGCCATCGGCGCCTCGTTCGCGGGTGACCTTGCCATCACCACCACCTCCGGCCCAGGGCTTTGCCTGAAGTCGGAAGCCCTGAACCTCGCGGTCATGGCCGAACTTCCTTTGGTGGTTGTGGATGTGCAACGCGGTGGGCCTTCCACCGGGCTTCCCACCAAAGTGGAACAATCCGACCTGTTGCAGGCCTTGTACGGTCGCAACGGCGATTCGCCAGTTCCTGTCATCGCGGCCAAAACCCCAGGTGATTGCTTCTGGGCGGCCATGGAAGCTTCCCGCACCGCGATCCGCTACATGACCCCGGTCATCTTGCTGACCGACGGCTATCTGGGCAACGGCGCCGAACCCTTCCGCATTCCCGAGATTTCGGAACTGCCCACGATCGAAGTATCGCACCCCACCGATCCGCTCTCTTTCAATCCATACCTGCGCAACGATCGCGGCGCTCGCCCCTGGGCTCTGCCCGGCACTCCCGGCATGGAGCATCGGATCGGCGGCTTGGAGAAGTCCAGCCCGACCGGCACCATGAGCCATGATCCGAACGTCCACCACCGCATGACCATGGAGCGCCAAGCCAAAGTCGCCGCCGTGGCCTCCGACATCGGCCCGACCCCGCTGGAAGGCGCGCCAGAAGGCGAACTGTTGGTAATCTCGTGGGGTGGCACCTACGGTGCGGTCAGTTCCGCGGTCGCCACGGTCAATTCCCGCGGCACCCACAAGGTGGGCCACGTTCACTTGCGTTGGATCAATCCGCTGCCCACCGACCTCGCACAGATGGTTGGGAAGTACAAGAAGATCCTCGTACCGGAACTCAATGTGGGCCAGCTCAAGGGCTACCTGCAAAGCAAGCTGCTGCGCCCCATGGAAGGCCTGAGCAAGGTCGCCGGCAAGCCCTTCAAGATTTCCGAACTCGTCACTGCCATCGAAAAGTCCCTGGGAGCCTGA
- the ilvB gene encoding biosynthetic-type acetolactate synthase large subunit has translation MDKKIPNGAEVIIRSLIREGVEYVFGYPGGAAIPLFDALVDHPQIKLVLVRHEQGATHMADGYARATGKPGVVLVTSGPGATNTVTGILTAQMDSSPIIVLCGQTISPMLGKDAFQEADVTGITYPVVKHSYLVKNANDLPRIMKETFHIATTGRPGPVLLDLPKDVTSAPCTAPFVDTIDLPGYEIPGVPDQASLAKAAELLSRARRPVLMVGQGAVIAGAGKAITQLAEKLQAPLVTTLLGKGAVSEDHVLHLGMVGMHGTAYANKAVMHCDLIFAIGSRWDDRIVGKLAEFCPTATRLHLDIDPAEFGKIIQPDVCMSGDARRGIEALLPQVEKLDTAEWVKQCAAWRKQYPLRYGKQGGLKAQHVLEEMDRLTRGKAIVTTDVGQHQMWAAQFCRSTFNRSWISSGGAGTMGFGFPAAIGAQLGCPDKPVWAVVGDGGFQMTLCELATAALQKTPVKILIINNNYLGMVRQWQELFFDNRYSGVDMVGNPDFVKLAEAYGVKAFRIRRPGDVRRVLKQAAEYNDGPCLIEAEVVKEDNVFPMVPAGAGFKDMLIERPKQKMAKPTGST, from the coding sequence ATGGACAAGAAGATCCCCAACGGTGCAGAGGTGATCATCAGAAGCCTCATCCGCGAAGGGGTGGAGTACGTCTTCGGGTATCCCGGAGGCGCGGCCATCCCGTTGTTCGATGCTTTGGTGGATCATCCTCAGATCAAGCTGGTGTTGGTTCGCCACGAACAAGGCGCCACCCACATGGCCGATGGGTACGCCCGTGCCACCGGAAAGCCTGGTGTGGTGTTGGTGACTTCCGGTCCCGGTGCCACCAATACGGTGACCGGCATTCTCACTGCCCAGATGGATTCGTCTCCGATCATCGTGCTGTGCGGTCAGACCATTTCTCCCATGTTGGGCAAGGACGCCTTCCAGGAAGCCGACGTGACCGGCATCACCTACCCGGTGGTGAAGCACTCGTACCTGGTCAAAAACGCCAATGACCTTCCGCGGATCATGAAAGAAACCTTCCACATCGCCACCACGGGTCGTCCTGGGCCGGTGTTGCTGGATCTTCCCAAGGACGTGACCTCCGCGCCGTGCACCGCGCCGTTCGTGGACACCATCGATCTGCCTGGCTACGAAATCCCCGGTGTGCCGGATCAAGCCAGCCTCGCCAAGGCGGCGGAGCTTTTGTCGCGTGCCCGCCGTCCCGTCCTGATGGTGGGCCAAGGCGCCGTGATCGCCGGTGCGGGCAAGGCCATCACGCAACTGGCGGAAAAGCTGCAGGCTCCGCTGGTGACCACTCTGCTGGGCAAGGGCGCGGTCAGCGAAGACCACGTGTTGCACCTGGGCATGGTGGGCATGCACGGCACCGCCTACGCCAACAAGGCGGTCATGCACTGCGATCTGATCTTCGCGATCGGTTCCCGCTGGGATGATCGCATCGTGGGCAAGCTTGCCGAATTCTGTCCGACCGCCACCCGCCTGCATCTGGACATCGATCCGGCCGAGTTCGGCAAGATCATCCAGCCCGACGTGTGCATGTCCGGCGACGCGCGCCGCGGGATCGAAGCGCTCCTTCCGCAGGTGGAGAAACTGGACACCGCCGAGTGGGTGAAGCAGTGCGCCGCCTGGCGCAAGCAGTACCCCCTGCGCTACGGCAAGCAGGGCGGCCTGAAGGCCCAGCATGTGCTGGAAGAGATGGACCGCCTCACACGTGGCAAGGCGATCGTGACGACCGACGTGGGCCAGCACCAGATGTGGGCGGCCCAGTTCTGCCGCAGCACGTTCAATCGCTCCTGGATCAGCTCCGGCGGCGCGGGCACCATGGGATTCGGTTTTCCGGCCGCCATCGGCGCGCAGCTGGGTTGCCCCGACAAGCCCGTGTGGGCCGTGGTGGGCGACGGCGGGTTCCAGATGACCCTCTGCGAGCTGGCCACCGCTGCGCTCCAGAAGACCCCGGTCAAGATCTTGATCATCAACAACAACTACCTGGGCATGGTCCGCCAGTGGCAGGAGTTGTTCTTCGATAACCGGTATTCTGGTGTAGACATGGTGGGCAATCCAGATTTTGTCAAGCTGGCGGAGGCTTATGGCGTGAAGGCGTTCCGCATCCGTCGCCCCGGCGACGTGCGGCGCGTCCTCAAGCAGGCCGCGGAATACAACGACGGCCCCTGCCTGATCGAGGCCGAGGTGGTCAAGGAGGACAACGTCTTCCCCATGGTGCCCGCGGGCGCCGGATTCAAGGACATGCTGATCGAACGGCCCAAGCAGAAGATGGCCAAGCCCACGGGGAGCACCTGA
- the ilvN gene encoding acetolactate synthase small subunit, with the protein MNMPSHTISVLVRNKPGVLVRVALVFARRGYNIDSLVVSHVLDSEFSRMTITCSGDPATLDQIIKQLFKLIDVVRAIDHTGESVIEKEMALIKVKCPPENRTGLLQIAEHFKGTTVDFGHESLILQMAGGSDKIDHVLGLLQPFGIVDLVRTGKILMARGADKT; encoded by the coding sequence ATGAACATGCCGTCCCATACCATTTCCGTTTTGGTCCGCAACAAGCCCGGCGTGCTGGTGCGTGTCGCGTTGGTGTTCGCCCGTCGCGGTTACAACATCGACAGCCTGGTGGTGAGCCACGTGCTGGACTCCGAGTTCAGCCGCATGACCATCACCTGCTCGGGAGATCCGGCCACGCTGGACCAGATCATCAAGCAGTTGTTCAAGCTCATCGATGTGGTGCGCGCGATCGACCACACGGGGGAATCCGTGATCGAAAAGGAGATGGCCCTGATCAAGGTCAAGTGCCCTCCGGAAAATCGAACCGGGCTATTGCAGATCGCCGAGCACTTCAAGGGCACCACGGTGGATTTCGGACACGAATCCCTGATCCTGCAGATGGCGGGCGGTTCGGACAAGATCGACCACGTCCTGGGACTTTTGCAGCCGTTCGGGATCGTGGACCTGGTCCGCACGGGCAAGATCCTGATGGCCCGGGGCGCCGACAAAACCTGA
- a CDS encoding tyrosine-protein phosphatase — protein MTSPKPSKTQRIRSSRVGIVLLGAASFGVADAPKERPLTWAQSIVGTSIGNCFKVSADLYRSEQPTVSDINDLKALGIRTILNLREYHEDDAKLAQAGFVLVHDPVAAGSLTSSDMTRILGRIRDAKKPVLVHCWHGSDRTGFTVAGYRMIFQGWTVADAVEEFKLGGFGYHKRFYPKLPVTLGELDVAAIQKQLGITPAP, from the coding sequence ATGACGTCACCCAAGCCATCCAAAACCCAGCGCATCCGCTCCAGCCGCGTGGGGATCGTGCTTTTGGGTGCCGCTTCCTTCGGCGTGGCCGACGCCCCGAAGGAGCGCCCGTTGACTTGGGCGCAATCGATCGTGGGGACCTCCATCGGGAATTGCTTCAAGGTGTCGGCGGACCTCTACCGCTCCGAGCAGCCGACAGTTTCCGACATCAACGACCTCAAGGCCTTGGGGATCCGCACCATCCTCAATCTGCGCGAGTACCACGAGGACGATGCCAAATTGGCCCAGGCCGGCTTCGTGCTGGTCCACGATCCGGTCGCGGCGGGATCCCTGACCAGCTCGGACATGACCAGGATCCTGGGACGGATCCGCGACGCGAAGAAGCCTGTGCTGGTCCATTGCTGGCACGGCTCGGACCGCACGGGTTTCACCGTGGCGGGCTACCGGATGATCTTCCAGGGATGGACGGTCGCCGATGCCGTGGAAGAGTTCAAACTCGGTGGATTCGGGTACCACAAGCGATTCTACCCCAAGCTCCCGGTGACCTTGGGTGAGCTGGATGTGGCGGCGATTCAAAAACAACTGGGGATCACGCCCGCCCCCTGA
- the ribD gene encoding bifunctional diaminohydroxyphosphoribosylaminopyrimidine deaminase/5-amino-6-(5-phosphoribosylamino)uracil reductase RibD — protein sequence MDPNLTRWMEETFALALASRGTTLPNPSVGCIVLDRTGKPLSKASTHPGGRPHAERAALEKAGARARGGYLFATLEPCVAFPGKKSPPCAAAIILSGVETVVVGARDPNPLVSGKGIHAMRKAGIKVIEQTLDERIPDFYAGFGHFLTTHRPRVTLKIAMSADGMATAQPGTRTAITGDEARKFTHGLRAASDLVLVGGSTAAIDDPELTVRDAVGRSPRRALLWPRTGLDAGLKLFQGASTMGIGCGPRPGTLPASAQWLEVPADGEHPSLPALLDKLGEQGLHDVLVEPGPRLAKAFLDARLWDRIWLIRSPTALGGGVAFQLEGIPDSVRSSVALGADKADLFERT from the coding sequence ATGGATCCGAACCTGACTCGCTGGATGGAAGAAACCTTCGCCCTCGCCTTGGCTTCGCGCGGCACCACTCTGCCCAATCCCTCCGTGGGGTGCATCGTGCTGGACCGTACGGGCAAACCTCTGTCCAAGGCATCCACCCATCCCGGCGGCCGACCCCACGCTGAACGTGCTGCGCTGGAAAAAGCCGGAGCGCGCGCACGAGGCGGCTACCTGTTCGCCACCCTGGAGCCTTGCGTGGCCTTTCCCGGAAAGAAGAGCCCCCCCTGCGCGGCGGCCATCATCCTATCCGGCGTGGAAACCGTGGTGGTGGGCGCCCGCGACCCCAATCCCCTGGTGAGCGGAAAAGGGATCCACGCCATGCGCAAAGCCGGGATCAAGGTGATCGAACAGACCCTGGACGAGCGCATCCCCGATTTCTACGCGGGCTTCGGACATTTTCTGACAACACATCGTCCGCGCGTCACGCTCAAGATCGCGATGTCCGCCGACGGCATGGCCACGGCGCAACCCGGCACCCGCACGGCCATCACCGGCGACGAGGCCCGGAAGTTCACGCACGGATTGCGTGCGGCATCCGACCTGGTGCTGGTAGGCGGATCCACCGCGGCCATCGATGATCCCGAATTGACAGTCCGCGATGCCGTTGGACGGTCTCCGCGCCGAGCGCTGCTCTGGCCCCGAACCGGCCTCGATGCCGGACTGAAGCTGTTCCAAGGGGCATCGACGATGGGCATCGGATGCGGTCCGCGCCCCGGTACCCTACCCGCCTCCGCCCAATGGCTGGAAGTACCTGCCGATGGCGAGCACCCCTCGCTACCGGCACTGCTGGACAAGCTGGGTGAACAGGGTCTCCACGACGTCCTGGTGGAGCCGGGGCCCCGTCTGGCCAAGGCATTCCTGGATGCGAGGCTTTGGGACAGAATCTGGCTGATCCGCTCCCCCACCGCGCTGGGCGGAGGGGTGGCGTTCCAGCTCGAAGGAATTCCGGACAGCGTCCGCTCCTCGGTGGCCCTCGGAGCGGACAAGGCGGATCTGTTCGAAAGAACTTAG
- a CDS encoding peptidylprolyl isomerase, which translates to MTAQFKDSAQLLTALAQAGDTPASVREKISKQLLHNQLLETVLADSLKISPARIDSFYQANKDRFGGAAKVRGRHILKLSKTPEDSAKAHAAILAISKKLATDDKQFGAIAKAESDDPGSKANGGDLGWFNPKEMVPEFAAAVETLEPGKISAPVRTQYGWHIIQIQDRKAGSAPPLDSVKPTIEGMLKQEVASRVVPAYYRKLAKTYKVEFIDASYKDDIFEEPKPEMAPPPAGMLPPPAAAPAKPAGK; encoded by the coding sequence GTGACCGCCCAGTTCAAGGATTCCGCCCAGCTTCTGACCGCTTTGGCCCAGGCCGGCGATACCCCCGCTTCGGTGCGCGAGAAGATCTCCAAGCAGCTATTGCACAACCAGTTGCTGGAAACCGTGTTGGCCGATTCCCTCAAGATCTCCCCGGCGCGCATCGATAGCTTCTACCAGGCCAACAAGGATCGCTTCGGCGGAGCCGCCAAGGTCCGTGGTCGTCACATCCTGAAGCTGAGCAAGACTCCGGAAGACAGCGCCAAGGCCCACGCCGCCATCCTGGCCATCTCCAAGAAGCTCGCCACCGACGACAAGCAATTCGGCGCCATCGCCAAGGCTGAATCGGATGATCCGGGCTCCAAGGCCAACGGTGGCGATCTGGGTTGGTTCAACCCCAAGGAAATGGTTCCTGAATTCGCCGCCGCGGTGGAAACCCTCGAGCCGGGCAAGATCTCCGCTCCCGTCCGTACCCAGTACGGCTGGCACATCATCCAGATCCAGGACCGCAAGGCCGGATCGGCTCCTCCGCTGGACTCGGTGAAGCCGACCATCGAGGGCATGCTCAAGCAGGAAGTGGCTAGCCGCGTGGTGCCTGCGTACTATCGCAAGCTCGCCAAGACCTACAAGGTCGAGTTCATCGATGCCTCGTACAAGGACGACATCTTCGAAGAGCCCAAGCCTGAGATGGCTCCTCCGCCGGCTGGCATGCTGCCTCCTCCGGCCGCAGCCCCTGCGAAGCCTGCTGGCAAGTAA